One Candidatus Culexarchaeum yellowstonense genomic region harbors:
- a CDS encoding TatD family hydrolase — protein MRFVDVHCHIMDECFDNDREEVLMRAKKSNVIAIISCAFSKDEAMKTIKLMNSHKYFLFLTCGWDPTNFDINTLTEYQSFIVNNLDVVIGIGEVGLDYYYIRDSSLRNKQKEIFISWIAFAKKVNLPIIVHSRNAGDDAIELLISENVKRVILHAFDGKISWAKKAVENGFFFSIPPSIVRSSQKQQLVKNIPLESIMLESDAPVLSPYANQRNEPANLIYSAKMISELKNINIELVSEVTTQNALSFFNILF, from the coding sequence ATGAGGTTTGTTGATGTGCATTGTCATATCATGGATGAGTGTTTTGATAATGATCGTGAAGAAGTCCTCATGAGGGCAAAGAAGTCCAATGTTATTGCCATAATATCTTGTGCTTTTTCAAAAGATGAAGCGATGAAAACTATAAAATTGATGAACTCTCACAAGTATTTCCTCTTCTTAACATGCGGCTGGGATCCCACAAATTTTGACATTAATACTTTGACAGAATATCAATCTTTTATAGTCAACAATCTTGATGTAGTCATAGGTATAGGTGAAGTAGGTCTAGATTATTACTATATACGTGATTCCTCATTGAGAAATAAGCAAAAAGAAATTTTTATTTCATGGATAGCCTTTGCTAAAAAGGTTAATTTACCAATCATCGTTCATTCAAGAAATGCGGGAGATGATGCTATAGAGCTCCTTATAAGTGAAAATGTAAAAAGAGTAATCTTACATGCATTTGATGGTAAAATAAGTTGGGCTAAAAAAGCTGTAGAAAATGGTTTCTTCTTTTCTATTCCTCCATCAATAGTAAGGTCCTCACAAAAACAGCAACTAGTTAAAAATATTCCATTAGAATCTATTATGTTGGAAAGCGATGCACCTGTTCTCTCACCTTATGCTAACCAGAGAAATGAACCTGCCAATTTAATTTACTCAGCGAAAATGATTTCTGAGTTAAAAAATATAAACATTGAATTAGTTTCTGAGGTCACTACACAAAATGCTCTTTCTTTCTTTAACATACTTTTTTGA
- a CDS encoding tRNA(Ile)(2)-agmatinylcytidine synthase: MHIKIHIGIDDTDSLSGGCTTYIGALVIEELLKNEKVKFLDYPNLIRLNPNIPWKTRGNGAIALRIEAIHNEVTKIEEEVIKKVLENAYIDENTEPTIAFLKGELPIFLKEFAYESVRRVVDIDQAVKIAERSNIKLFTLNDKKRGIIGAISAIGLTFDKGDYTFELLAYRRKENYGKKREIDEKSVYEMDKLTSPYTFNNIDYEKNRILITPRGPDPVLFGIRGENPEILLTAFQKIKVYEPIERWVIYKTNQGTDMHYMDIKRIKELKCYDAVKLLGKISIPPKIIKGGHLILAITDECNDAIECAIYEPTKRLKKIAMQLQCGDVIKVYGVVKEHNNTLTINVEKLYVKKLEKIIRKRNPKCPVCGATMKSEGKNKGFECEKCKYKANINLRKEEEVILRNIYEGIYLPPPRSHRHLTKPLIRYMNERVNDSQQKMIKNWYWSETLHANIN, translated from the coding sequence ATGCACATAAAGATACATATAGGAATCGATGACACAGATTCACTCAGCGGTGGATGTACAACATATATAGGAGCATTAGTAATTGAAGAACTTTTAAAAAATGAAAAAGTAAAATTTCTAGATTACCCAAATTTGATAAGGTTAAACCCAAACATACCTTGGAAAACTAGAGGTAACGGAGCCATAGCATTGAGAATAGAGGCCATACATAATGAAGTAACAAAAATTGAAGAAGAAGTTATCAAAAAAGTTTTAGAAAATGCATACATAGATGAAAATACAGAACCGACAATAGCATTCTTAAAAGGAGAATTGCCAATTTTTTTAAAAGAATTTGCATATGAGAGTGTAAGAAGAGTGGTAGATATAGATCAAGCAGTAAAAATCGCAGAAAGAAGTAATATAAAATTGTTCACACTAAACGATAAGAAAAGAGGCATTATAGGAGCAATAAGCGCAATAGGGTTGACATTTGACAAAGGAGATTACACATTCGAACTCTTAGCTTATAGGAGGAAAGAGAATTATGGGAAAAAGAGGGAAATAGATGAAAAAAGCGTATATGAAATGGATAAGTTAACATCACCCTATACATTTAACAATATAGATTACGAGAAAAATAGAATATTAATTACTCCAAGAGGACCTGACCCAGTATTATTTGGAATAAGAGGAGAGAACCCAGAAATCCTGCTAACTGCATTCCAAAAAATAAAAGTATATGAGCCTATAGAAAGATGGGTGATTTACAAAACAAACCAAGGCACAGATATGCACTACATGGATATAAAAAGAATCAAAGAATTAAAGTGCTATGACGCTGTAAAGCTGCTAGGCAAAATCTCTATCCCACCAAAAATAATAAAAGGAGGCCACTTAATACTAGCCATAACAGATGAATGTAACGACGCTATTGAATGCGCAATTTATGAACCTACAAAACGACTTAAAAAAATAGCTATGCAACTACAATGTGGGGATGTAATAAAAGTCTACGGAGTTGTAAAAGAGCACAACAATACTTTAACAATAAATGTGGAAAAACTATATGTAAAAAAATTGGAGAAAATCATTAGGAAAAGAAATCCAAAATGCCCCGTATGTGGAGCAACTATGAAGAGTGAAGGAAAAAACAAAGGATTCGAATGTGAGAAATGCAAGTATAAGGCTAATATAAATTTAAGAAAGGAAGAAGAAGTTATTTTGAGAAACATCTATGAAGGAATATATCTACCGCCACCACGATCACATAGACATTTAACAAAACCATTAATAAGATACATGAATGAAAGAGTAAATGATTCGCAGCAAAAAATGATAAAAAATTGGTATTGGAGCGAAACTCTTCACGCTAACATTAATTAA
- a CDS encoding Lrp/AsnC ligand binding domain-containing protein: MSMAFVLINTEIGAEREVAKEIIQIEGVEEAYVIYGVYDIIAKVRAENIDKLKEIITLKIRKMSKVRSTLTMIVVEAGKK; the protein is encoded by the coding sequence ATGAGTATGGCATTCGTACTTATAAATACTGAAATTGGTGCTGAAAGAGAAGTTGCAAAAGAAATTATACAAATTGAGGGGGTAGAAGAAGCGTATGTAATCTACGGTGTATATGACATTATTGCAAAGGTCAGAGCAGAAAATATAGATAAGCTAAAGGAAATAATAACACTAAAGATAAGGAAAATGAGTAAAGTACGATCGACGTTGACTATGATCGTTGTTGAAGCAGGAAAAAAATAA
- a CDS encoding DUF367 family protein — protein sequence MVNELPPLYVWHLHECDPHKCTSIKLKKHGFVKFIPSLKYANKSSIVLNPLSNKVLSVTDRSIVEKWGLVVIDCSWKDTTILDKFKNISMGRRLPLFFAANPTNYAKPYILSSVEAFASALIIIRKLDLAVRLLSLFKWGETFLSLNKLLIDSYLKARDEFEIRRVEEEFYQHYVIK from the coding sequence ATGGTTAATGAGCTACCTCCTTTGTACGTTTGGCATTTGCATGAATGCGATCCTCATAAATGTACTTCAATAAAACTAAAAAAGCATGGTTTTGTCAAATTCATTCCATCTCTGAAATATGCAAATAAATCTTCTATAGTTTTAAATCCTTTATCAAATAAAGTATTAAGCGTAACTGATAGATCGATAGTAGAAAAGTGGGGTTTAGTTGTCATAGACTGTTCGTGGAAAGACACTACTATTTTGGACAAATTTAAAAACATTAGTATGGGAAGAAGATTACCTTTATTTTTTGCTGCTAATCCAACTAATTATGCGAAACCATACATTTTAAGTAGTGTTGAAGCATTTGCATCTGCTTTAATAATAATAAGGAAGTTAGATCTTGCCGTAAGATTGTTATCTCTTTTTAAATGGGGTGAAACCTTTCTTTCCCTAAATAAATTGTTAATAGATTCTTATCTGAAAGCAAGAGATGAATTTGAAATTAGAAGGGTTGAAGAAGAGTTCTATCAACATTACGTAATTAAGTAG
- the pyrH gene encoding UMP kinase, whose protein sequence is MSKKVVIRLGGHILFRQGIIDVGKVKEIADVIKSLNDKGAIIRMVVGGGGYARDYINAAEAIGASEFEKDYLAIMITRANAFLFVIALKDYAYKKIPQTLEEILSIDGLTDKIIVCGGLMPGQSTVSVATTIAEAIKADLIINVTNVDGVYTCDPRTHPEAKLLKKVTTHKLREILREQRVKAGYYELVDIHAISIIERSRIPLRIVNGSDVNNIARAYMNEDVGTIVIPENNDTMKE, encoded by the coding sequence ATGAGTAAAAAAGTAGTTATAAGGCTTGGTGGGCACATATTATTCCGTCAAGGTATAATTGATGTTGGTAAGGTTAAAGAGATAGCTGATGTAATTAAGAGTCTTAATGATAAGGGGGCAATTATAAGAATGGTGGTAGGTGGAGGAGGATATGCTAGGGATTACATAAATGCTGCTGAGGCTATTGGCGCTTCTGAATTTGAGAAAGATTATCTGGCAATAATGATTACGAGGGCAAATGCATTTTTATTTGTAATTGCACTTAAGGACTACGCGTATAAAAAAATTCCTCAAACGTTAGAGGAAATATTGAGCATAGATGGTTTAACGGATAAAATTATAGTTTGCGGAGGCCTCATGCCTGGTCAATCCACCGTAAGTGTTGCAACTACTATTGCAGAAGCTATAAAGGCGGATCTCATTATAAATGTAACTAATGTAGATGGAGTATATACATGTGACCCAAGAACACATCCTGAAGCAAAACTTCTTAAAAAAGTTACAACGCATAAATTGAGGGAAATACTTAGGGAACAAAGAGTTAAGGCAGGATATTATGAATTAGTGGATATCCACGCAATAAGCATTATTGAAAGATCTAGAATACCCTTAAGAATAGTAAATGGGAGTGATGTAAACAATATTGCTAGAGCATACATGAATGAAGATGTTGGCACGATCGTAATTCCTGAAAATAACGATACGATGAAAGAGTAA
- the prf1 gene encoding peptide chain release factor aRF-1, producing MSKPNMKSSIEEYKFQKLIKELESKEGRGTELISLYIPPGRQISDVMNALKQEYSQASNIKDRRTRHHVLDALTSCMQRLKLFKSVPENGLVIFCGYTSTDVPGNENMEVHIIIPPEPINIYLYRCDSKFYLDPLKEIISEKDFYGLIVMDRNEATFAILKGRQLRILDTITSGVPGKHDAGGQSQRRYERVIEQMAHEFYKRIAEYAEKFFLHSDVEIKGLIIGGPGKTKEDFVKGDYLHYTLKSKIIGIIDTGYTGEEGIYELINRSKDILQNIKYMHEKNVVQEFLSNLVKGDSRITYGLGEVEKLLSMNLVEKVLVSTALGDLEKIVMVCPNCGYSKEQIINITDENKVLNEICPKCGIQMNIKYKQNLLDEIIEKAEANNVKIELISTETEEGEQLRKSFGGIAAILRYNVMEQTNKI from the coding sequence TTGAGCAAACCTAATATGAAAAGTTCAATTGAAGAATACAAGTTCCAAAAACTCATCAAAGAATTGGAAAGTAAAGAAGGTAGAGGAACTGAACTTATTAGTTTATATATTCCTCCAGGCCGCCAAATATCCGACGTCATGAATGCTCTTAAGCAAGAATATTCCCAAGCTAGTAACATAAAAGATAGACGAACTAGACATCATGTACTAGACGCCCTAACATCATGTATGCAAAGATTAAAACTGTTTAAATCAGTTCCAGAAAATGGTCTAGTTATATTCTGTGGATATACATCCACCGACGTTCCTGGGAATGAAAACATGGAAGTGCACATAATTATACCTCCAGAACCGATCAACATATACCTATATCGATGTGATAGCAAATTCTACCTAGATCCTCTCAAAGAGATCATTAGCGAAAAAGATTTTTACGGCCTAATAGTAATGGATCGAAATGAAGCAACTTTCGCAATTCTAAAGGGTAGACAACTACGTATACTTGACACCATCACTTCTGGAGTTCCTGGAAAACATGACGCTGGAGGACAATCTCAGAGAAGATATGAGAGAGTTATAGAGCAGATGGCTCATGAGTTTTATAAAAGAATTGCGGAGTACGCAGAAAAATTCTTTCTACATTCAGATGTGGAAATAAAGGGGCTGATTATAGGAGGCCCAGGAAAAACGAAGGAGGACTTCGTAAAAGGGGACTACCTCCATTACACACTAAAATCAAAAATTATAGGTATAATAGACACTGGATACACAGGCGAAGAAGGAATATATGAACTTATAAATAGAAGCAAAGATATACTGCAAAACATTAAATATATGCATGAGAAAAACGTTGTACAAGAATTTTTGTCAAATTTGGTTAAAGGCGATAGTCGTATAACATACGGCCTTGGCGAAGTAGAAAAGCTATTATCCATGAATCTTGTAGAAAAGGTTCTCGTATCAACAGCCCTTGGTGATTTGGAAAAAATAGTCATGGTATGTCCAAACTGCGGTTATTCAAAGGAGCAAATAATCAATATTACAGATGAAAATAAAGTGCTAAATGAAATATGCCCAAAATGTGGCATACAAATGAATATAAAGTACAAACAAAATCTTCTAGATGAAATAATTGAAAAAGCAGAAGCAAACAATGTTAAAATAGAATTAATTTCAACTGAAACCGAAGAGGGAGAACAGCTAAGAAAGTCATTCGGAGGTATTGCCGCAATCCTACGCTACAATGTGATGGAGCAAACCAATAAAATTTAA
- a CDS encoding 50S ribosomal protein L37e, with amino-acid sequence MVKGTTSFGRANSKKTHIVCRRCGHRSYNVKKKRCAYCGFGRSSKMRKYSWKSK; translated from the coding sequence ATGGTTAAGGGGACTACGTCATTTGGTAGAGCAAATAGTAAAAAGACGCATATTGTGTGCAGAAGATGCGGGCATCGTTCATATAACGTTAAGAAAAAGCGTTGTGCATATTGTGGTTTTGGCCGTTCAAGTAAAATGAGAAAGTATTCATGGAAATCGAAATAA
- a CDS encoding LSm family protein encodes MSETTTSEVLAKSLGGMVYVKLKGEKVIRGLLRSFDQHLNLVLENAEEVEGNNTKTLGTLIIRGDNIILISPVSL; translated from the coding sequence ATGTCCGAGACCACGACAAGTGAAGTTTTGGCTAAATCCTTGGGTGGAATGGTATATGTAAAGTTGAAAGGGGAAAAAGTGATTAGAGGATTACTTAGAAGCTTTGATCAACATTTAAATTTGGTTTTAGAAAATGCGGAAGAAGTCGAAGGGAATAACACGAAGACTCTTGGAACTCTAATAATTAGAGGAGATAATATAATTTTGATATCTCCAGTATCATTGTAG
- a CDS encoding DUF1947 domain-containing protein translates to MLKVKQRYFLRNKDIKLLLNKIKSMYPKIYEQIMMANDDAKIEYLSINDIGVYVLNNKPILIRMNDDKLYPTINVLNKIGECLPKIIVDQGAIPHIINGADVMAPGITGVIGDFKENSIVQIVEKTHNMVIAIGESIFSSEIIRNMKRGKVVKNIHHVNDKIWETLKQYFPNEYSK, encoded by the coding sequence ATGCTGAAAGTTAAACAAAGATATTTCCTAAGAAACAAAGATATTAAACTTTTATTAAATAAAATAAAATCTATGTATCCAAAAATATATGAACAAATAATGATGGCAAATGATGATGCGAAAATTGAGTATCTTTCCATAAACGATATTGGCGTGTACGTACTTAACAATAAACCAATACTGATACGAATGAATGATGATAAGCTTTACCCTACAATAAACGTACTCAATAAAATAGGGGAATGTCTACCAAAAATCATCGTAGATCAAGGAGCAATACCACATATAATCAATGGTGCTGATGTAATGGCCCCTGGAATCACTGGGGTCATAGGTGATTTTAAAGAAAATTCCATAGTTCAAATAGTAGAAAAAACTCATAATATGGTTATTGCCATTGGGGAGTCTATATTTTCCTCTGAAATTATACGCAATATGAAGCGTGGAAAAGTTGTGAAAAACATACATCACGTAAATGACAAAATATGGGAAACATTAAAACAATATTTTCCAAATGAATACAGCAAGTGA
- a CDS encoding beta-CASP ribonuclease aCPSF1, translating into MKDINLRIREAIIKNILLETGVTRIEFEGPEIVLYATRQELLIEEEVLKKVAKEIKKRIIVRSDPSIRMDKQKASDYIREEIEGISDKVKVKNIFFDDAFGEVYVVVKGLSYLSTKSEEITKKITVTTSWRPKLINDTPMKSTVSEFVMKLRLQEGESRRKILRGIGSRIHRPLIFQSGDVRMICLGGFREVGRSAILIETSESSVLLDCGVKPGATHPLQSFPRLDLPEFCIEKIDAVVISHAHLDHCGFLPYLFKYGYDGPVYCTPPTLDLMTLLQLDYLQVAGKEGIKPPYSMQDIQETILHTIPIEYGEVTDIAPDIRLTFYNAGHVLGSAMVHLHIGEGEHNIVYTGDFKFGRTKLLEPANYVFPRVETLIIEGTYGGPTDILPQRIESEAKLVEAVLKTINNNGKVLIPVLSVGRAQEIIVLLNEAFEMGYIKPVPVFIEGMVQEATSVHMLHPYGLSRKVREDILINDKNPFLNEYFHILPSSTDREEIVSGEPCIIVATSGMLTGGPALSYFKLLAPDERNSIVFVSYQIPGTLGRRVLSGVKEIPIVSEDGRSEVIKVNMNVYSIEGFSGHSDRRQLLGFMKRITPKPNKVLICHGEEEKVINLAETFSNLFKVYAYAPNNLEVIRIK; encoded by the coding sequence ATGAAGGACATTAATTTACGTATTAGGGAAGCTATAATAAAAAACATATTATTAGAGACAGGTGTAACAAGGATAGAATTTGAAGGGCCTGAAATTGTATTATATGCAACAAGGCAGGAGTTGTTGATAGAAGAAGAAGTATTGAAGAAAGTAGCTAAGGAAATTAAGAAGAGAATAATTGTTAGAAGCGATCCAAGTATTAGGATGGATAAGCAAAAGGCAAGTGATTACATTCGTGAGGAAATAGAGGGGATATCAGATAAAGTGAAGGTGAAGAACATATTTTTTGACGATGCCTTTGGTGAAGTATACGTAGTGGTTAAAGGTTTAAGTTATCTTTCCACAAAAAGTGAAGAAATTACTAAAAAAATTACAGTGACAACATCATGGAGACCTAAGTTAATAAACGATACCCCCATGAAGTCAACAGTAAGTGAGTTTGTTATGAAGCTTAGACTCCAGGAAGGGGAGTCTCGTAGAAAAATATTGCGAGGAATAGGATCAAGAATTCATAGGCCATTAATCTTTCAATCGGGAGATGTAAGGATGATTTGTTTGGGTGGTTTTAGGGAAGTTGGGCGTTCTGCTATCTTAATAGAAACAAGTGAAAGTTCAGTTTTACTTGATTGTGGAGTAAAACCAGGCGCCACGCATCCACTTCAAAGCTTCCCAAGACTAGATTTGCCTGAATTTTGCATTGAAAAGATAGATGCGGTAGTAATTTCGCACGCACATTTAGATCATTGTGGTTTCTTGCCATATCTTTTCAAATATGGTTATGATGGCCCAGTATACTGCACACCTCCTACCCTTGATTTAATGACGTTACTTCAACTTGATTATTTGCAAGTAGCAGGAAAGGAGGGAATTAAACCGCCGTACTCAATGCAAGATATACAGGAGACAATACTTCACACAATACCGATAGAATATGGCGAAGTTACGGATATAGCTCCAGATATACGTTTAACATTTTATAATGCAGGGCATGTTTTAGGTTCAGCTATGGTTCACTTACATATAGGTGAGGGAGAGCATAATATAGTTTATACAGGAGATTTTAAGTTTGGAAGGACAAAACTCTTAGAACCGGCAAATTATGTTTTCCCTAGGGTAGAAACATTGATAATTGAGGGAACTTATGGAGGCCCAACAGATATATTACCACAGAGGATAGAATCCGAAGCTAAGTTAGTAGAAGCAGTATTGAAAACGATAAATAATAATGGTAAAGTGTTAATACCAGTACTTTCGGTTGGGAGAGCTCAAGAGATAATTGTCTTATTAAATGAAGCGTTTGAAATGGGGTACATAAAGCCAGTACCAGTGTTCATTGAAGGAATGGTTCAAGAAGCTACAAGCGTACATATGTTACATCCGTATGGATTGTCGAGAAAGGTTCGGGAAGATATTTTAATTAATGATAAAAACCCATTTTTAAATGAATATTTCCACATATTACCTTCATCAACGGACAGAGAGGAAATAGTGAGTGGAGAACCATGTATAATAGTAGCTACCTCAGGTATGCTTACTGGTGGACCTGCACTTTCATATTTTAAGCTTCTTGCTCCAGATGAAAGAAATTCCATAGTATTTGTATCATATCAGATTCCAGGGACGTTGGGGAGAAGAGTCTTGAGTGGCGTTAAAGAAATACCAATAGTTTCTGAAGATGGCCGAAGCGAAGTTATAAAGGTCAATATGAACGTTTATTCTATAGAAGGGTTTTCAGGTCATAGTGATAGACGGCAGTTATTGGGATTTATGAAGAGGATAACGCCAAAGCCGAATAAAGTACTGATTTGCCATGGTGAGGAGGAGAAGGTGATTAATTTGGCTGAAACGTTTTCTAATCTTTTTAAGGTGTATGCATATGCTCCAAATAATCTTGAGGTTATAAGGATAAAGTAG
- the psmB gene encoding archaeal proteasome endopeptidase complex subunit beta, translating to MYDSYTNVGYYVKNNGKIVVSGTTTVGLVCMDGVILGSDRRATSGFFVAHPHVKKIYKLDNHIAATIAGVVADAQNIMGIASANIKLYKYIHNRPISVKAAANLISNILLSSRVYPYVVQLLVGGYDNSGPHLFALDPYGTVTEEKYTATGSGSPMAISILEDSFKKGMPVKDSIEIVARAISSAMKRDPASGGGYDIIIITRDEMREISSEELTVYKSV from the coding sequence ATGTATGACAGCTATACAAACGTGGGATACTATGTGAAAAACAATGGGAAAATAGTCGTAAGTGGGACTACCACGGTAGGGTTAGTTTGCATGGATGGAGTGATTTTAGGTTCTGACAGAAGAGCTACATCTGGATTTTTTGTTGCACATCCGCATGTGAAAAAGATATATAAGCTAGATAATCATATAGCGGCAACTATAGCTGGAGTCGTAGCAGATGCACAAAATATAATGGGAATAGCTAGTGCAAACATAAAGTTATACAAGTATATTCACAATAGGCCAATAAGTGTAAAGGCAGCTGCAAACTTAATTTCGAACATACTTTTAAGTTCAAGGGTATACCCATATGTGGTACAATTACTAGTGGGGGGATATGATAATAGTGGTCCTCATCTTTTTGCGTTAGACCCTTACGGAACAGTTACTGAGGAGAAGTACACAGCAACAGGGTCTGGATCCCCAATGGCAATAAGTATATTAGAAGATTCATTCAAAAAAGGGATGCCAGTTAAAGATTCCATAGAAATAGTTGCACGGGCAATTTCATCAGCAATGAAAAGAGATCCTGCAAGTGGCGGAGGTTATGATATTATCATTATAACAAGGGATGAAATGAGAGAAATTAGCAGTGAGGAGTTAACAGTATACAAATCAGTTTAA
- a CDS encoding NAD(P)-dependent glycerol-1-phosphate dehydrogenase translates to MSIHKIALPQTILVGPGAINNINNICNDLKMHGKLIILTGPHVKEVAGENVYKILNDNNMESELYVLDGKNPIYDVENISEKIKASNNVSCIFGVGGGKIIDIAKLISLKVGVPYISIPTAASHDGIASPIASIKAFNGKYKPSIMVNPPLAVVADSSIIIKAPYKLLASGCGDIIAKFTAIRDWRLANKRVNEYYGEYAASLALMSASLIVKHAKKIRALKEESVRTVVEALISCGVAMCIAGSSRPCSGSEHLFSHALDIIAKKPALHGEQCGVGTIIMMYLHGGNWQRIKQTLSIIGAPTNAKELGVEENEIIEAIIKAKEIRKDRYTILNEKSLGWREAENIASTTGVIKE, encoded by the coding sequence TTGAGTATACATAAAATCGCTTTGCCTCAAACAATACTCGTGGGTCCTGGTGCAATAAATAATATAAACAACATATGCAATGACTTAAAAATGCACGGGAAATTAATAATATTAACAGGTCCTCACGTTAAAGAAGTGGCTGGAGAAAATGTATACAAAATACTGAACGATAATAACATGGAAAGTGAGCTATACGTTCTAGACGGGAAAAATCCAATTTATGATGTTGAAAATATATCTGAAAAAATAAAAGCATCAAATAATGTTAGTTGTATATTTGGTGTTGGTGGAGGGAAAATTATTGATATAGCCAAATTAATTTCGCTTAAAGTGGGAGTTCCATATATAAGCATTCCCACAGCTGCAAGCCATGATGGTATAGCATCTCCAATAGCATCTATAAAAGCGTTCAACGGTAAGTATAAACCCTCAATTATGGTGAATCCTCCATTGGCAGTCGTTGCTGATTCAAGCATTATAATTAAAGCTCCATATAAACTGTTGGCAAGTGGTTGCGGAGATATTATAGCAAAATTTACAGCTATAAGGGATTGGAGACTAGCCAATAAACGTGTAAATGAGTATTATGGTGAATATGCTGCATCACTTGCGCTCATGTCTGCAAGTCTTATAGTAAAACATGCAAAAAAGATTAGAGCATTGAAGGAAGAAAGTGTCCGAACAGTTGTTGAAGCATTAATAAGTTGTGGGGTAGCAATGTGCATTGCTGGAAGCAGCAGACCATGTAGCGGTTCTGAACATCTTTTCAGTCATGCACTTGATATTATAGCGAAAAAACCAGCGTTACATGGAGAACAATGTGGTGTTGGTACAATAATTATGATGTATTTGCATGGAGGAAACTGGCAGCGCATAAAACAAACGTTATCTATTATTGGTGCCCCAACTAACGCTAAAGAGTTGGGTGTTGAAGAGAATGAAATAATAGAAGCCATTATTAAAGCCAAAGAAATACGTAAAGATAGATATACTATCTTGAATGAAAAAAGTTTAGGATGGAGAGAGGCGGAAAATATTGCATCCACCACCGGTGTCATCAAAGAGTGA
- a CDS encoding UPF0179 family protein translates to MHPPPVSSKSDIIVTVVNSEVAKKGYKFIFEKNNLQCTECILKKICINKLEQGRVYEIVNVRNKEHFCKLLNGKVSIVEVKLASIELFLERKFAVEGVTITYTPIDCPTPCANIMYCKPLGVFKNDKMKIEKVLEPVYCKKGKDLIKVLSLPILKK, encoded by the coding sequence TTGCATCCACCACCGGTGTCATCAAAGAGTGACATCATAGTAACAGTAGTTAATAGTGAAGTTGCAAAAAAGGGGTATAAGTTTATTTTTGAAAAAAACAATTTGCAGTGTACAGAGTGCATTCTTAAAAAAATTTGCATAAATAAGCTAGAACAAGGAAGAGTATATGAAATAGTAAACGTTAGAAACAAAGAACATTTCTGCAAATTATTAAATGGAAAAGTATCCATCGTAGAAGTTAAATTAGCGTCAATAGAACTCTTTTTGGAACGTAAATTTGCAGTTGAGGGGGTTACCATCACATATACTCCAATTGATTGCCCCACCCCCTGTGCAAACATTATGTACTGTAAGCCACTAGGAGTGTTTAAGAACGATAAAATGAAAATCGAAAAAGTGTTGGAACCCGTTTATTGTAAAAAAGGTAAAGATCTCATTAAAGTTCTATCCTTGCCAATATTGAAAAAATAA